One Tamlana carrageenivorans genomic region harbors:
- a CDS encoding trans-sulfuration enzyme family protein has product MSNNKKFETLAVRTQSETTQFSEHSVPLYLTSGFVFDDAEEMRASFAEEKQRDLYSRYSNPNVNEFVEKVCLMEGAEAGYAFASGMAAVFSTFATLLDAGDHVVSCSSVFGATHGLFTKYFPKWNIECSYFNINEVDTIESLIQPNTKFIYAETPTNPGVDVLDLDLLSAICKKHGLLLVIDNCFATPYLQNPIKHGADLVIHSATKLMDGQGRVLGGITVGSKELIREIYLFSRLTGPAMSAFNAWVLSKSLETLAVRTEKHCENALKIAEFLEAHPKVKWVKYPFLKSHPKYDIAKKQMRLGGSIVAFEVEGGVAGGRAFFDNIKMCSLSANLGDTRTIVTHPASTTHAKVEPEVKAAVGITDGSVRISAGLEHVDDIIADLKQALG; this is encoded by the coding sequence ATGAGTAATAACAAGAAATTTGAAACTTTAGCAGTACGAACCCAATCTGAAACCACACAGTTTTCTGAACATTCAGTGCCTTTGTATTTAACCTCAGGCTTTGTGTTTGATGATGCCGAAGAAATGCGTGCTTCGTTTGCTGAAGAGAAACAACGTGATTTATACAGCCGTTATAGCAACCCAAATGTGAACGAATTTGTAGAAAAAGTTTGTTTAATGGAAGGGGCTGAGGCTGGTTATGCCTTTGCTAGTGGTATGGCAGCGGTATTTTCAACGTTTGCAACCTTATTGGATGCTGGCGATCATGTGGTATCTTGTAGCTCAGTTTTTGGGGCTACCCACGGTTTGTTTACCAAATATTTCCCAAAATGGAATATAGAATGTTCCTACTTTAATATTAATGAAGTAGATACCATTGAAAGTTTGATTCAACCGAATACTAAATTTATCTATGCAGAAACACCAACCAACCCTGGAGTGGATGTTTTAGATTTAGATTTGCTTAGTGCTATTTGTAAAAAACACGGACTTTTATTGGTTATTGATAACTGTTTTGCTACACCTTATTTACAAAATCCAATTAAACATGGCGCCGATTTAGTGATTCATTCGGCAACTAAATTAATGGATGGTCAAGGGCGTGTTCTCGGCGGTATTACGGTGGGTTCAAAGGAATTAATTAGAGAAATTTACTTGTTTTCACGCCTTACAGGGCCTGCGATGAGTGCGTTTAATGCTTGGGTGTTATCTAAATCTCTTGAGACTTTAGCGGTACGTACCGAAAAGCATTGTGAAAATGCACTAAAAATTGCCGAGTTTTTAGAAGCACACCCCAAAGTGAAATGGGTAAAATATCCGTTTTTAAAATCACACCCTAAGTACGATATTGCTAAAAAACAAATGCGTTTAGGCGGTAGTATTGTAGCCTTTGAAGTAGAAGGTGGGGTAGCAGGTGGCCGCGCCTTTTTCGATAATATAAAAATGTGTTCGCTTTCAGCTAATTTAGGGGATACTAGAACTATTGTAACACATCCAGCAAGTACCACACATGCCAAAGTAGAGCCAGAAGTTAAAGCCGCTGTTGGGATTACCGATGGTTCGGTGCGTATTTCGGCAGGATTAGAGCATGTCGATGATATTATTGCCGATTTAAAACAAGCTTTAGGCTAA
- the thrA gene encoding bifunctional aspartate kinase/homoserine dehydrogenase I: MEQTLQHIVIKDFVTESQVVNPEIKLSYQVFGKPIGDAPIILVNHALTGNSHVAGEGGWWSDLIGDDKVIDTKLYTVLAFNIPGNGFDGFVIDNYKDFVARDIANIFLIGLDKLKTGKLFAVVGGSLGGGISWEMAVLKPDLTEHLVVVATDWKSTDWLIANCQIQEQFLLNSKHPVHDARMHAMLCYRTPESFKERFQRSKNDDLEIFNVESWLLHHGDKLQERFQLSAYKLMNQLLKTIDVTKGRTENFNVLENIEANIHIIGVDSDLFFTAEENRETQKQLALTHPNVTYNEINSVHGHDAFLMEYDQLEKIIEGIFVPNSKRKRMKVLKFGGKSLANGTGLNTVLSIIENKVAAGDRISVVVSARGSATDDLEAILNKAAKGEIYKDALEAFKAYQTEPAKTVDFSEEFAVLDKLFEGVSLLGDYSSKTKDNILAQGELLSVKLITSILNERGIKANATDSRDLIKTDAIFGNAQPLAKLSKENTQAYFKKHKDAVNIITGFIASNLKNETTTLGRNGSNYTAALIANYLDAEELQNYTHVNGIYTADPSMVADAQQIRELSFSEANELANFGTSVLHAKTIIPLVEKNISLRILNTFNPDDEGTLITARPSTKEVTSLSVLDNVALLNFEGRGLLGKIGVDARIFKALSNYGISVSIVSQGSSERGIGLIINSDQATQAVIALEREFEGDFYSQDVNKIDVVDDVSVISIVGIELSSFHKPFNALIKNQITPLLFNNTVTGKNVSLVVKKHELHKAVNVIHGEVFGISKKINIVIFGHGGVGGALINQILKSKDDIEKRKGINLNMFAIANSKKQLLSKNGVGLTWEDDIKTTTNESSIADIIAFAKKHHLENLIAVDNTASSTFYQNYVPLIEAGFDLVSSNKVANTVSHEFYKDLRVQLKENNKEYLYETTVGAGLPLIDTIKLLHESGENITRIRGVFSGTLSYLFNNFSVEDKPFSEIIQETIDKGFTEPDPREDFSGNDVARKLLILARELDLQNEFEDVSVQNLIPEAYQNISVAEFLTQLDVLDDQYQEIKDNQKSDYVLRYVGDLSGDLSKDKGKLEVKLVSIPEDSTLGHVKGSDAIFEIFTESYGEQPIVIQGAGAGAEVTARGVFGDILRLSKHIN; this comes from the coding sequence TTGGAGCAGACCTTGCAACATATCGTAATTAAGGATTTCGTAACCGAAAGTCAGGTTGTTAATCCCGAAATCAAATTAAGTTATCAAGTTTTTGGTAAACCTATTGGTGATGCGCCTATAATTTTGGTTAATCATGCCCTTACGGGGAATAGCCATGTGGCCGGTGAAGGTGGCTGGTGGAGTGATTTAATAGGCGATGATAAAGTGATAGACACCAAACTTTATACGGTTTTGGCATTTAATATCCCTGGAAACGGATTTGATGGTTTTGTTATTGATAACTACAAAGATTTTGTGGCTAGAGATATTGCCAACATCTTTCTTATTGGGTTAGATAAACTAAAAACAGGAAAACTATTTGCCGTAGTTGGTGGGTCGTTAGGTGGAGGAATTTCTTGGGAAATGGCTGTTTTAAAACCCGATTTAACCGAGCATTTGGTCGTAGTGGCAACCGATTGGAAATCTACAGATTGGCTTATCGCAAATTGTCAGATTCAGGAGCAGTTCTTGTTAAATTCGAAGCACCCTGTTCACGATGCGCGCATGCATGCCATGTTATGTTACCGCACGCCAGAATCGTTTAAAGAGCGTTTTCAGCGGTCTAAAAATGATGATTTAGAGATTTTTAATGTGGAAAGTTGGCTGTTGCATCATGGCGATAAGCTGCAAGAACGTTTTCAGCTTTCAGCTTATAAATTAATGAATCAGCTCCTTAAAACCATTGATGTTACCAAAGGGAGAACTGAAAATTTTAATGTGTTAGAAAATATTGAGGCGAATATCCATATTATAGGTGTGGATTCCGATTTGTTTTTTACCGCAGAAGAAAATAGAGAAACTCAAAAACAGTTGGCTTTAACGCATCCTAATGTAACCTATAACGAAATTAATTCGGTTCATGGTCATGATGCGTTTTTAATGGAGTACGACCAACTTGAAAAAATAATAGAAGGCATTTTTGTGCCAAATTCTAAAAGAAAAAGAATGAAAGTATTAAAATTTGGAGGCAAATCTTTAGCAAACGGCACAGGTTTAAATACCGTGCTTTCCATTATAGAAAATAAAGTAGCTGCCGGTGATCGTATTAGTGTGGTGGTTTCGGCAAGAGGTTCGGCTACCGACGATTTGGAAGCGATTTTAAATAAAGCCGCAAAAGGTGAAATTTATAAGGACGCTTTAGAGGCTTTTAAAGCTTATCAAACCGAGCCTGCTAAAACCGTAGATTTCTCTGAGGAATTTGCAGTATTAGACAAGCTTTTTGAAGGGGTGAGTTTATTAGGAGATTACAGTAGTAAAACCAAAGATAATATTCTAGCCCAAGGTGAATTGCTGTCGGTAAAACTTATAACAAGCATTTTAAATGAGCGCGGTATTAAAGCGAATGCTACCGATTCTCGTGATTTGATTAAAACCGATGCCATTTTTGGAAACGCCCAGCCTTTGGCAAAGTTATCTAAAGAAAACACTCAGGCTTATTTTAAAAAGCATAAAGATGCCGTGAATATTATTACAGGATTTATCGCATCTAACTTAAAGAATGAAACCACAACTTTAGGTCGAAATGGGAGTAATTATACAGCGGCCTTAATCGCCAATTATTTAGATGCCGAAGAGCTTCAAAATTATACCCACGTTAACGGTATTTATACCGCAGACCCTAGTATGGTAGCCGATGCGCAACAAATTAGAGAGTTGTCTTTTAGTGAAGCTAATGAGTTGGCTAACTTCGGAACATCGGTGTTACACGCTAAAACCATTATTCCATTAGTTGAAAAAAATATCAGTCTTCGTATTTTAAATACATTCAATCCTGATGATGAAGGGACGCTTATTACCGCAAGACCTAGCACAAAAGAAGTGACTTCGTTATCGGTTTTAGATAATGTAGCGCTTTTAAATTTTGAAGGCCGTGGTTTACTTGGTAAAATTGGTGTTGATGCGCGAATTTTTAAGGCCTTAAGTAATTACGGTATTAGTGTAAGTATTGTGTCTCAAGGCTCTTCGGAGCGCGGTATCGGATTGATTATCAATTCCGATCAGGCCACTCAGGCGGTTATAGCGTTAGAGCGTGAGTTTGAAGGTGATTTCTATTCGCAAGACGTGAATAAAATTGATGTGGTGGACGATGTTTCGGTGATTTCCATTGTAGGTATTGAGCTGAGTTCATTTCATAAACCTTTCAATGCCTTAATAAAAAACCAAATTACACCGCTATTATTTAATAATACGGTAACTGGTAAAAACGTGAGTTTGGTGGTTAAAAAGCATGAACTGCATAAGGCCGTTAATGTGATTCACGGTGAAGTTTTTGGCATTTCTAAAAAAATAAACATTGTTATTTTTGGCCACGGCGGTGTTGGTGGTGCACTAATTAATCAGATATTAAAATCTAAAGATGATATAGAAAAACGCAAAGGCATCAATTTAAATATGTTTGCCATTGCGAATTCTAAAAAACAACTTTTATCTAAAAATGGTGTTGGGCTAACTTGGGAAGATGATATTAAAACAACGACCAACGAAAGCTCGATTGCCGATATCATTGCCTTTGCCAAAAAACATCATTTAGAGAACTTAATTGCTGTTGATAATACAGCAAGTTCAACCTTTTATCAAAACTACGTACCGCTTATTGAAGCTGGTTTCGATTTGGTGTCTTCAAATAAAGTGGCCAATACGGTATCTCATGAATTTTACAAAGATTTAAGGGTTCAGTTGAAAGAAAATAACAAGGAGTATCTGTACGAAACGACTGTAGGAGCAGGGCTTCCGCTTATCGATACCATAAAATTATTACACGAATCGGGAGAAAATATCACTAGAATTCGTGGCGTGTTTTCTGGAACATTGAGTTATTTATTCAATAATTTTTCTGTTGAAGACAAGCCGTTTAGTGAGATTATTCAGGAAACCATCGATAAAGGGTTTACAGAACCTGATCCTCGTGAAGATTTCTCTGGAAATGATGTGGCTAGAAAACTGCTTATCCTGGCCAGAGAGTTAGATTTACAAAATGAATTTGAAGATGTTTCGGTACAAAACCTTATTCCAGAGGCGTATCAAAATATTTCTGTTGCCGAGTTTTTAACGCAGTTAGATGTTTTAGACGACCAATATCAGGAAATAAAAGATAATCAGAAATCAGATTATGTACTGCGTTATGTGGGTGATTTGTCGGGTGATTTATCCAAAGACAAAGGGAAACTGGAAGTGAAACTGGTATCCATTCCAGAAGACAGTACCTTGGGCCACGTAAAAGGCTCGGATGCGATTTTTGAAATTTTCACAGAATCCTATGGCGAGCAACCCATCGTCATTCAAGGTGCTGGAGCAGGAGCCGAAGTAACCGCAAGAGGCGTGTTTGGAGATATTTTACGATTATCGAAACACATTAATTAA